Within the Polaribacter pectinis genome, the region TGTTGTAAATTGTATTTTATCATCAATAAGAAAAAAGCAATCGTCTAATTGCTTATTTTCAATTTTAAGGAGCTCTTCTTTTTTATAATCTGTAATTTTTTTAGTGATTAAATTTTCATTAAAAACTACTTTTTTGTCGCATTTAAAGTTTAAAGAACTATTGTGCAAATCATTATTAATAAAATATGGATGCCAACCTAAAGTGTAAGGAAATGCTTTGATATCATCATTTTTTACAGATACTTTCAATTGAAGTTCATCTTTTAAAAGTGTATAAGTAAGGTAAATTGAATACTTATAAGGAAAACCTTTACTTGCGTTTTTTTCTGAATAATAAATTGTAATAGCGCAACTATTTGAAGTAATCTCTTTTTCTAAAAGTTTAAATTTTTTGTTGAAAACTAAACCGTGTAAAGCATTATTTCGTCCTTTCTCATTGCATTCAAATTGATAATTTTTTCCTTTAAAAGTATATGCGCCATTTTCTATTCTACTGGCAAAAGGGAATAAAATTGCAGACGCAAAAGAATCTTCATATTTAAAATTTGGTTGATCTTCAATTAAAATAGTGTTGTTAAATTGTAGTTTTTGTAATCTTCCACCTTCTTCTAAAGAAATTCTTGCTACAGAATTATTTTCAGTATTTTTTAATTCGAAAAAATTGAAACCTTTTTCTGTTATTGCATAAATTTTAAACATTTTTATATAGATTTTCTTAAAATTAATTTACTTGGGTTTTCAATTTTAAGTTGCTCATTAGTTAAAATCATTTCAGCCAATCTTTTTCCCATTAAATTAAAATCTGTTGATATAGTTGTAATTCCATCAGCAACAACTTCTTTTAATAAAGTATCATTAAAAGAAATTATTCCAACATCTTTAGATAAAATTAAATTGTCTTCCTTTATTTTTTTTATGATTCTAATCAAATTTTTATCATCAAGAATTATGTAAACTTCACCTTTTTCTGGAGTTCTATTCTCTAATGAGGAAATTACTTCATAATTGAAGTTGTTTGCGTTAGAGAATAATTCAAAACCACTTAATATTCCTTTAGGCTCTTTTTCTTCTTTAAAAAGTAAAACTAATTTTTTGTATTGTTTTAATTTTTCTAAACCAGTAGACAAACCATTAAAAACATCTTTTTCGAAATTTTGATAAATTACAGGATACTCATCCAATTCAGTATGAGCTTGATCTAAAATATAGACTTTCTCTTTTGGTAAATTTTTAATTGTTTTTTTAATGTTTTTAAGATTAGCAGGCATAATTACATAAGAACTGTAATTACCACTATTGTCATTTATCAATCTATTAAAGACGTCTACGTTAAAGTGATGAAAAAAGATGTCTACATGAACATTTTCTCCTAAATTTTTCAAAAAAGAATTGTAGATATCTTCTTTAAATGAATTAAGCTCATCAAAAAGTAGGAAAACTTTTTTTTCAACGTGAATATCCTCACTTGAAACAAAATAGCCTTTTCCAACAACAGAATGAATAATTCCTCTGTTTTTTAATTCATTAAAAGCGTTTAAAACAGTGTCTCTTGACAACTTATGTTTTTCTTTAACAACGTTTAATGAAGGTAATTTATCTCCTTTTTTAAGCGCGCCATTTACAATAGCATCCTCAATTGAAGCTACTATTTGTTTGTATTTAGGCATTCCTGTTTTTTTTAACGATGAAATTTTCATACCACAAAGATATCATTTTTATTTAAAAAAAACAACTGGTATGTACTGGTTTGTTTTTTAGATATTTTTATTACATTTGTTGTATCTTAAATTAATGATAATGAAAAGTAAAATAATAGTAACAGGAGGTTGTGGTTATATAGGTTCTCACACAGCTGTAGAATTAATTGAAAATAATTATGAAGTTGTAATTTTAGATGATTTATCTAATTCAACGAAAGAAACTTTAGATAGAATAGAAAAAATTACAGGAACAAGACCCACTTTTGTAAATATTGATTTAAAAGATGCTAAAAAAACAGAAAGAGTTATAAGTGAACATAAAGATGCAAAAGCAGTAATTAATTTTGCAGCTCATAAAGCTGTAGGAGAATCTGTACAAAAACCAATAATGTATTATAAGAATAACCTATATTCATTAATAAATATACTTTCCTCTATTGTAAATAATAATATTAAAGGATTTATTTTTTCTTCTTCTGCTACTGTTTATGGCACCCCAGAAACATTACCTATAACTGAAAAAAGCGAAACACAACGACCTTTCTCTCCTTATGGAAACACAAAAAAAATAGCAGAAGAAATTTTAGATGATGTTATAAAATCTACTGAAAATTTCTCTGCAATTTCTCTACGTTATTTTAATCCTATTGGTGCACATGATTCTGGGTTAATTGGTGAATTACCAAGTGGGATTCCAAATAATTTAATGCCTTACATCACACAAACAGCAGTTGGAATTAGAGAGAAATTAATGGTTTATGGAAATGATTATCCAACAAAAGATGGAACGCCAATTAGAGATTATATTCATGTTGTAGATTTAGCAAAAGCACATGTTTTAGCGGTTGAAAGAATTATAAAAGAGCAACAAGAAAAACCATATGAAACTTTTAATTTAGGAACTGGAAATGGATTTTCTGTTTTAGATGTTATAAACTCATTTGAACGCGTAACAAACTCTAAATTGAATTACGAAATTACAGAAAGAAGACCAGGAGACGTGCCTAAATTATACGCAGCAACAGATTTAGCTGAAAGAGAATTAGGTTGGAAAGCTACAAAATCTTTAGATGAAATGATTAAATCTTCTTGGGATTGGGAACAAAAGTTAAGAAGTAAAGAGTAAGAAAAATTAAAAAAAACAAAGCCTCAAATAAATAGTTATTTGAGGCTTTGTTTTTTTTAATTTTTAATACATTTTTGTTTTAAGCAAAATATATATAAATGCTTACAACAATTACACAAATACCAATACCAACTGGTTTTAAATATTTCCAAGGTTTAATATCTACTTGGTTTGTGTAATTTAATACAAATGCAGTTTTACGAGGTTTTAGTTTTCCAATAATTAACATAATTATAATGTTAAGTACAAATAAAATAGCCATAACATGTAAAAAATGAGGGTAGTTATCTGCACCCACTACAAATGGTTTTAATATAAATTGACTAATACTATACAAAACTACACCAGAAATAATAGCTACTTTTGCTGCAACTGCAGGTACATACTTTGTTAAATAACCAACTACAATAATTGTTAAAATAGGAATACTGTAGCAACCATTTACTTCTTGTAAGTATCCAAATAATCCATCTGGTGCATTTGCAATTAATGGAGCAATACACATAGATAATATCGCTAAAACTACTCCAAAAGATTTACCTGCAAAAACAGTTTGTTTTTCTGTGGCATCTTTTTTAATGTGAGATTTGTAAATGTCTATTCCAAATAATGTTACAGAGCTATTTAATGCAGAATTAAAAGAACTTAAAATAGCACCAAATAAAACGGCTGCAAAAAAACCAACCAAACTTGCGGGTAAAACCTCAGTTACTAATTTAGGGTAAGCCTGATCAGGATTTGTTAATGTATCACCAAACATATGAAAAGCAATTACACCAGGTAAAACCACAATTAAAGGGCCTAAAATTTTTATAAATGATGCTAATAACAATCCTTTTTGACCTTCTTTTAGGTTTTTTGCACCTAATGCTCTTTGTATAATAGCCTGGTTTGTTCCCCAATAAAAAAGTTGAACTAACATCATTCCTGTAAAAATTGTACCAAAAGGAACTGAAGCTTTTGAATCTCCTAGAGAATTAAATTTTTCTGGATTTGTATTTATAAGTGTTGTAAAACCATCGCTTATACTGCCATCACCAATTGCCATTAAACCAAAAAAGGGAATCATTAAACCTCCAATTAATAAACCAATTGCATTAATTAAATCTGATACAGCTACAGCTTTTAATCCTCCAAAAATCGCATAAATAGAACCAATTATTCCTATTCCCCAGACAGTTATCCACAAAGCTTTTGTTTCACTGACATCTAATAATGAAGGAACATCAAACATAGTATTAATGGCTAATGCACCAGAATATAAAACGATAGGCAATAATACTACTACATAACCACTTAAAAATAATCCAGAAGTTATTGTTTTAGTTACTTTATCGTATCTTTTTTCTAAAAATTGAGGTACAGTTGTAATTCCTCCTTTTAAATACCTTGGTAAAAGAAAAACGGCGGTAACAACCATTGCAATTGCTGCTAAAGTTTCCCAAGCCATAACTAGAATTCCTTCTTTAAAAGCCGCTCCATTTAGTCCTACAATTTGTTCTGTAGATAAGTTGGTTAATAATAATGACCCAGCAATAACAACTCCAGTAAGACTTCTTCCTCCTAAAAAATATCCATCAGAAGACTCTTCGTTTGTTTTTCTTGTAGCTAAATAGGCAATTATAGCAACTAAAATTGTAAAGCCTAAAAATGATAAAATTTGCATAATTGTTTGATTGTTATAATTATATTAATTGTAAAGAAATTGAAAAAATTTCAACTACTCCAAATTTTGGTGTTTTTTATTTTAAAAAAATTTAGTTTATAGTACACTAAATAAATAAAATTATTAATTGAAAAAGATTAAATATTTATTGTTTAACAGTTAATTTTTAAAGAGTTTTTTATTGAAAGTAAAAAAGTAATAAAATTATTCATCTTTAATAATGGTAAAGTTTGTAGAAAACTCATTTTTAGGAGCTAAAGTTTGCAGACTTATTTTACTATTAAAGTTATTAGAAATTCCTGTTTGAGGTTCTAGCGCAATACTTTTTCTGTGTGGTGGTGTGTAAATATGCAAATATGCTTTTTCAGCATCAGATTTTAGTAAAATTTTATAGTTTGGTGTGGTCAGTTTTACAAGGTTACTTGTTAGAAAAAAGCAATTATCAAATTCGTTTTCTGCTATTTTTAGCGGGAATTTAATGTCGTTTTCTACAATTCCAACAACAGATAATCTATCATTATATGTTATTTTTTTATCACTTTTAATGTCTAGAATACTATTATCAATGTGCGTGCTTTCAAAATATGGATGCCAACCTAAAAAGAAAGGAAAAGTAATATTATCTGTATTTTTTACACTTATTTTTAAATTGAGAGTATCATTAGTAAGGGTATACTCTAAAGTTATTTTATATAAGAAGGGATAACCTTCTATTCTTTTAGTTTCTTCATATAGAATTACAACTGAAGCAGAATTTTCTTTTTCTATTTGCTTAATTAAAGTGAATTTCTTGTCATAAATAAGCCCATGTAGTGCATTGTTAAATTTATCGTCATTACAATACAATTGATGGTATTTATCATTAAAAGTGTAAGCACCATTTTCTACTCTGCCAGCAAAAGGAAATAAAACGGAAGATGAATATGTGTCTTTATAAGTTGAACTATTATTTGCAATAATAGTTTTTCCTTGTAAGGATAATTCTTGTAAACTTCCTCCTAGATTTAAGTATATGAATGCTTTAGAATTATTAATAGATAATTCTATGCGATTTTCCTCGTGGTTTAATCTTATCACTTTAATAAACTTTTTAGAACTTTAAAAATAGTATTTTAATTATGTTTTTACGGGTTTAATTTTTTAAGAATTTATTCT harbors:
- a CDS encoding aldose 1-epimerase, whose product is MIRLNHEENRIELSINNSKAFIYLNLGGSLQELSLQGKTIIANNSSTYKDTYSSSVLFPFAGRVENGAYTFNDKYHQLYCNDDKFNNALHGLIYDKKFTLIKQIEKENSASVVILYEETKRIEGYPFLYKITLEYTLTNDTLNLKISVKNTDNITFPFFLGWHPYFESTHIDNSILDIKSDKKITYNDRLSVVGIVENDIKFPLKIAENEFDNCFFLTSNLVKLTTPNYKILLKSDAEKAYLHIYTPPHRKSIALEPQTGISNNFNSKISLQTLAPKNEFSTNFTIIKDE
- a CDS encoding aldose 1-epimerase, whose product is MFKIYAITEKGFNFFELKNTENNSVARISLEEGGRLQKLQFNNTILIEDQPNFKYEDSFASAILFPFASRIENGAYTFKGKNYQFECNEKGRNNALHGLVFNKKFKLLEKEITSNSCAITIYYSEKNASKGFPYKYSIYLTYTLLKDELQLKVSVKNDDIKAFPYTLGWHPYFINNDLHNSSLNFKCDKKVVFNENLITKKITDYKKEELLKIENKQLDDCFFLIDDKIQFTTPSYHFELSSNIKKNYLQIYTPKGIAAIAIEPLTGISNSFNNEIGLQTLEPNTSYSIKWNLKLCNKN
- the galE gene encoding UDP-glucose 4-epimerase GalE, yielding MKSKIIVTGGCGYIGSHTAVELIENNYEVVILDDLSNSTKETLDRIEKITGTRPTFVNIDLKDAKKTERVISEHKDAKAVINFAAHKAVGESVQKPIMYYKNNLYSLINILSSIVNNNIKGFIFSSSATVYGTPETLPITEKSETQRPFSPYGNTKKIAEEILDDVIKSTENFSAISLRYFNPIGAHDSGLIGELPSGIPNNLMPYITQTAVGIREKLMVYGNDYPTKDGTPIRDYIHVVDLAKAHVLAVERIIKEQQEKPYETFNLGTGNGFSVLDVINSFERVTNSKLNYEITERRPGDVPKLYAATDLAERELGWKATKSLDEMIKSSWDWEQKLRSKE
- a CDS encoding GntR family transcriptional regulator; the protein is MKISSLKKTGMPKYKQIVASIEDAIVNGALKKGDKLPSLNVVKEKHKLSRDTVLNAFNELKNRGIIHSVVGKGYFVSSEDIHVEKKVFLLFDELNSFKEDIYNSFLKNLGENVHVDIFFHHFNVDVFNRLINDNSGNYSSYVIMPANLKNIKKTIKNLPKEKVYILDQAHTELDEYPVIYQNFEKDVFNGLSTGLEKLKQYKKLVLLFKEEKEPKGILSGFELFSNANNFNYEVISSLENRTPEKGEVYIILDDKNLIRIIKKIKEDNLILSKDVGIISFNDTLLKEVVADGITTISTDFNLMGKRLAEMILTNEQLKIENPSKLILRKSI
- a CDS encoding solute:sodium symporter family transporter, translated to MQILSFLGFTILVAIIAYLATRKTNEESSDGYFLGGRSLTGVVIAGSLLLTNLSTEQIVGLNGAAFKEGILVMAWETLAAIAMVVTAVFLLPRYLKGGITTVPQFLEKRYDKVTKTITSGLFLSGYVVVLLPIVLYSGALAINTMFDVPSLLDVSETKALWITVWGIGIIGSIYAIFGGLKAVAVSDLINAIGLLIGGLMIPFFGLMAIGDGSISDGFTTLINTNPEKFNSLGDSKASVPFGTIFTGMMLVQLFYWGTNQAIIQRALGAKNLKEGQKGLLLASFIKILGPLIVVLPGVIAFHMFGDTLTNPDQAYPKLVTEVLPASLVGFFAAVLFGAILSSFNSALNSSVTLFGIDIYKSHIKKDATEKQTVFAGKSFGVVLAILSMCIAPLIANAPDGLFGYLQEVNGCYSIPILTIIVVGYLTKYVPAVAAKVAIISGVVLYSISQFILKPFVVGADNYPHFLHVMAILFVLNIIIMLIIGKLKPRKTAFVLNYTNQVDIKPWKYLKPVGIGICVIVVSIYIYFA